A single region of the Halorussus gelatinilyticus genome encodes:
- a CDS encoding HemK2/MTQ2 family protein methyltransferase encodes MTDLADRRDAETEVYQPAEDSHLLADAAVTDLRNTSTETPPTDDASLALEVGTGSGYVAETVADETGLRVLGSDLNPHACRQARERGVEAVRADLLDPFRDDAFDAVLFNPPYLPTDPDDERDDWMEVALSGGEDGRKVIEPFLEAVGRALAPDGAVYLLVSSLTGVEEVVALAEREGFSAVALRDESFPFETLTVLKLLR; translated from the coding sequence GTGACCGACCTCGCCGACCGACGGGACGCCGAGACCGAAGTCTACCAACCGGCCGAGGACTCGCACTTGCTGGCCGACGCCGCGGTCACCGACCTCCGAAACACCTCGACGGAGACCCCGCCGACCGACGACGCCTCGCTCGCGCTGGAGGTCGGCACCGGGTCGGGCTACGTCGCGGAGACGGTCGCCGACGAGACCGGTCTACGCGTCCTCGGGTCGGACCTCAACCCCCACGCCTGCCGACAGGCCCGCGAGCGCGGCGTCGAGGCGGTCCGGGCCGACCTGCTCGACCCCTTCCGAGACGACGCCTTCGACGCCGTGCTGTTCAATCCGCCCTATCTCCCGACCGACCCCGACGACGAGCGCGACGACTGGATGGAGGTCGCGCTCTCGGGCGGCGAGGACGGCCGGAAGGTCATCGAACCGTTCCTCGAAGCGGTCGGGCGCGCTCTCGCGCCCGACGGCGCGGTCTACCTGCTGGTCAGCAGTCTCACGGGCGTCGAGGAGGTCGTCGCCCTCGCCGAGCGGGAGGGCTTCTCGGCGGTCGCGCTCCGCGACGAGTCGTTCCCCTTCGAGACGCTGACCGTGCTGAAACTCCTGCGTTAA
- a CDS encoding 5-methyltetrahydropteroyltriglutamate--homocysteine methyltransferase, with the protein MTEYIATTPGVYPLPDWAKDDLADLKGHQKHDLVDGDEGEEVVAVYDEAREEVLDRQQSAGLDRVVEGQLRWDDMLAHPLAVHDAVETRGIVRYYDNNNFYREPVVTDELTFDGDVAGELEAASEFADDDSLQAVVPGPYSLADLATDEYYGDDAAFLDAVADFLAGEIEAFPEVETLFVLEPSLVENAPGEGEDERASEAVDTVANAVGSDTDVVVHTYWGALDEKVHAHLLDADFDALGYDFVSNSEDNLYNINEYGTKDSIAAGVVDGQNTLVEDSEAISERADWLVENTPAADFETVYLTPNTELFYLPYSTFEEKLAALGEATDLAEVKA; encoded by the coding sequence ATGACCGAATACATCGCAACGACGCCGGGAGTGTATCCGCTCCCGGACTGGGCCAAGGACGACTTGGCCGACCTGAAAGGCCATCAGAAACACGACCTCGTAGACGGCGACGAGGGCGAGGAGGTCGTCGCGGTCTACGACGAGGCGCGCGAGGAGGTCCTCGACCGCCAGCAGTCCGCCGGACTCGACCGCGTGGTCGAAGGACAGCTCCGATGGGACGACATGCTCGCGCATCCGCTCGCGGTCCACGACGCCGTGGAGACTCGCGGCATCGTCCGGTACTACGACAACAACAACTTCTACCGAGAGCCGGTCGTGACCGACGAGTTGACCTTCGACGGTGACGTAGCCGGCGAGTTAGAAGCCGCGAGCGAGTTCGCGGACGACGACTCGCTACAGGCCGTCGTCCCCGGCCCGTACTCGCTGGCCGACCTCGCCACCGACGAGTACTACGGCGACGACGCCGCGTTCCTGGACGCGGTGGCCGACTTCCTCGCCGGGGAAATCGAGGCGTTCCCCGAGGTCGAGACCCTGTTCGTCCTCGAACCGTCGCTGGTCGAGAACGCGCCGGGCGAGGGCGAGGACGAGCGCGCGAGCGAGGCCGTCGATACCGTCGCGAACGCGGTAGGTTCGGATACGGACGTCGTCGTCCACACTTACTGGGGCGCACTGGACGAGAAGGTCCACGCGCACCTACTCGACGCCGACTTCGACGCGCTGGGCTACGACTTCGTGTCGAACTCCGAGGACAACCTCTACAACATCAACGAGTACGGCACGAAAGACTCCATCGCGGCGGGCGTCGTGGACGGCCAGAACACGCTGGTCGAGGACTCGGAAGCCATCTCCGAGCGCGCCGACTGGCTGGTCGAGAACACCCCGGCGGCCGACTTCGAGACGGTGTATCTGACGCCGAACACCGAACTGTTCTACCTGCCCTACTCGACGTTCGAGGAGAAGCTCGCCGCGCTCGGCGAAGCGACCGACCTCGCAGAGGTGAAAGCATGA
- a CDS encoding mechanosensitive ion channel family protein, producing the protein MRGPLSGLLSTIDQLANFSQAEKIAATALILLAGVAAVWATRYVRPRLRRRFPQHVGDVVLFASLVGGALVATISLVVLWNQGTNAAQALDRINATAGKGFAIFLALAVLAGAYIVTGFVKKAIDRFVDGHDTISQHQSEIVYRVSQLTVYVSAVSIILGLWKVNLSGLLVGAGFLGIVVGMAARQTLGALLAGFVLMFSRPFEIGDWVEVDDEEGIVTDISIVNTRIQTFAGEYVMIPNDIVSGEKIVNKSRKGRLRIEVEVGVDYEADVERAAELAEETMKDLDEVLTVPTPKVVLKEFGDSAVTLVLRCWIDKPSARRQWRARTAVIESVKETFDREGVKIPFPQRELTGRQESGGFRVADETDLPEATADGGTADGGTTSGGVTEDASEPDEVRER; encoded by the coding sequence GTGAGGGGTCCCCTCAGCGGCTTACTCTCGACCATCGACCAACTGGCGAACTTCAGCCAGGCCGAGAAGATAGCGGCGACCGCGCTCATCCTCCTCGCCGGCGTCGCTGCGGTCTGGGCGACGCGGTACGTCCGGCCGAGGCTCCGGCGGCGGTTCCCCCAACACGTCGGCGACGTGGTGTTGTTCGCCTCGCTCGTCGGCGGTGCCCTCGTAGCGACGATCAGCCTCGTCGTCCTCTGGAATCAGGGCACGAACGCCGCCCAAGCCCTCGACCGAATCAACGCCACCGCCGGGAAGGGGTTCGCGATATTCCTCGCGCTGGCCGTGCTGGCGGGCGCGTACATCGTCACCGGGTTCGTCAAGAAGGCCATCGACCGATTCGTCGATGGCCACGACACCATCAGCCAGCACCAGAGCGAAATCGTCTACCGCGTCTCGCAGCTCACGGTGTACGTCTCGGCCGTGTCCATCATCCTCGGTCTCTGGAAGGTGAACCTCAGCGGCCTGCTGGTCGGTGCCGGCTTCCTCGGCATCGTCGTCGGTATGGCCGCCCGCCAGACGCTCGGTGCCCTGCTCGCCGGATTCGTGCTGATGTTTTCACGGCCCTTCGAAATCGGCGATTGGGTGGAGGTAGACGACGAGGAGGGCATCGTGACCGACATCTCTATCGTCAACACACGCATCCAGACGTTCGCCGGCGAGTACGTCATGATACCCAACGACATCGTGAGCGGCGAGAAGATAGTCAACAAGAGCCGGAAGGGTCGTCTGCGCATCGAGGTCGAGGTCGGCGTCGATTACGAGGCCGACGTGGAGCGGGCGGCCGAACTCGCCGAGGAGACGATGAAGGACTTGGACGAGGTGCTGACCGTGCCGACGCCGAAGGTCGTCCTCAAAGAGTTCGGCGACTCGGCGGTCACGCTCGTCCTGCGGTGCTGGATAGACAAGCCCAGCGCCCGCAGGCAGTGGCGCGCCCGCACCGCCGTCATCGAGTCGGTCAAGGAGACCTTCGACCGCGAGGGCGTCAAGATTCCGTTCCCTCAGCGCGAACTCACCGGCCGACAGGAGTCGGGCGGCTTCCGCGTCGCCGACGAGACCGACCTGCCGGAAGCGACCGCGGACGGCGGAACCGCGGACGGCGGGACCACGTCGGGTGGCGTGACCGAGGACGCGTCGGAACCGGACGAGGTGAGAGAGCGGTGA
- a CDS encoding GNAT family N-acetyltransferase, protein MTLESVAAALREEARATDERRLLVLTGDRDACYAAADAALDAAGIDREATTLVGTGSLGCERVGPERADRLLGTTRDCVVFDAHADFRPNALGRVVGAVDGGGLLVLLAPSLDSWPDQRTDFDRTLAVPPDEVADVTGNFRRRFAETLRDHPGIAVVEVTDHGTGVDAELGVRVERDGLTHPAPRLATADDGRGDPPADRDFPDAAYDACLTGDQMNVVRELEALRDGGAGGDPGDQRADPEQTAVVVEADRGRGKSSAAGIAAGSLAAEGADVLVTAPEYRSCREVFVRAAALLETLGVEIETDRDPPREVRVVGESGEREDADRPSGGRVRFAPPTEAANSLAGDSGTPESPTTPDASRSPDAVFVDEAAALSVRLLERFLAASKVAFTTTIHGYEGAGRGFSVRFRDRLAESDHEVVEASLADPIRYAAGDPVEVWAFRALLLDARPPVDAAVADADPESVAYRTLSAEDLLADETLLREVFGLLVLAHYRTEPDDLARLLDAPNLTVRALVREGGATGRTDEETGQTCEGTGHTDDETGRNHVVAVALLAREGGLPADVREHMYEGGRVRGNMLPDVLTSQLRDEAAGIPVGRRVMRIATHHAVRSRGLGSRLLGEIRREFEGELDWLGVGYGATPDLLRFWRANGYRTVQLSTTRNDTSGEYSALMLDPLSEDGADLHDRHAAWFASRVASMLADPLRDADPDVVRELLRSVDARVELDLSAWDWRAVAASAYGPGLYDAAPRPFRRVALRYFVDAGDDADSLSAREERLLVRKVLQGHPWPRVADELGFHSAGQCMRALGDAYEPLVDRYGDDAAMEEKRRYAERE, encoded by the coding sequence ATGACTCTCGAATCGGTCGCCGCCGCGCTCCGCGAGGAGGCCCGCGCGACCGACGAACGCCGACTGCTCGTCCTCACGGGCGACCGCGACGCCTGCTACGCGGCCGCGGACGCCGCGCTCGACGCGGCCGGAATCGACCGCGAGGCGACGACGCTTGTCGGCACGGGCAGTCTCGGATGCGAGCGGGTCGGCCCCGAACGCGCCGACCGCCTGCTCGGGACCACCCGCGACTGCGTGGTGTTCGACGCGCACGCCGACTTTCGGCCGAACGCGCTCGGCCGGGTCGTGGGCGCGGTGGACGGCGGCGGCCTGCTCGTCCTGCTCGCGCCGTCACTTGACTCGTGGCCCGACCAGCGGACCGACTTCGACCGGACGCTGGCGGTTCCGCCCGACGAGGTGGCGGACGTGACGGGCAACTTCCGGCGGCGCTTCGCCGAGACCCTGCGCGACCACCCCGGTATCGCGGTGGTCGAAGTGACCGACCACGGGACCGGGGTGGACGCCGAACTCGGCGTCCGTGTCGAGCGCGACGGACTGACCCACCCCGCGCCGAGGCTCGCGACCGCGGACGACGGACGGGGCGACCCGCCCGCCGACCGCGACTTCCCCGACGCGGCCTACGACGCCTGTCTCACCGGCGACCAGATGAACGTGGTTCGGGAGTTGGAGGCGCTTCGAGACGGTGGCGCGGGAGGCGACCCCGGCGACCAGCGCGCCGACCCGGAGCAGACCGCGGTCGTCGTGGAGGCCGACCGCGGCCGCGGCAAGTCCAGCGCGGCGGGCATCGCGGCCGGGAGTCTGGCGGCCGAGGGCGCGGACGTGCTGGTCACGGCCCCGGAGTACCGGAGCTGTCGGGAGGTGTTCGTCCGCGCGGCCGCGCTGCTCGAGACGCTCGGGGTCGAAATCGAGACCGACCGCGACCCGCCGCGCGAGGTTCGAGTCGTGGGCGAGTCGGGCGAGCGCGAAGACGCCGACCGCCCGAGCGGCGGCCGAGTCCGGTTCGCGCCCCCGACCGAGGCCGCGAATTCGCTAGCCGGCGATTCCGGCACGCCGGAATCGCCGACTACCCCGGACGCCTCCCGTTCCCCGGACGCCGTGTTCGTGGACGAGGCGGCCGCGCTCTCGGTCCGACTGCTCGAACGCTTCTTGGCCGCCTCAAAGGTCGCGTTCACGACGACGATTCACGGCTACGAGGGCGCGGGCCGGGGGTTCTCGGTCCGATTCCGCGACCGCCTCGCCGAGAGCGACCACGAGGTCGTGGAGGCGAGTCTCGCCGACCCCATCCGCTACGCCGCGGGCGACCCCGTGGAGGTCTGGGCCTTCCGCGCGCTCCTGCTCGACGCCCGGCCGCCCGTGGACGCGGCGGTCGCCGACGCGGACCCCGAGTCGGTCGCCTATCGCACCCTCTCGGCCGAGGACCTGCTCGCCGACGAGACCCTGCTCCGGGAGGTGTTCGGCCTGCTCGTGCTGGCCCACTATCGGACCGAACCAGACGACCTCGCGCGACTGCTGGACGCGCCGAACCTGACGGTTCGGGCGCTCGTGCGGGAGGGCGGTGCGACCGGGCGAACCGACGAGGAGACCGGGCAGACCTGCGAGGGAACCGGCCACACCGACGACGAGACCGGTCGAAACCACGTCGTCGCGGTCGCCCTGCTCGCGCGCGAGGGCGGTCTGCCCGCGGACGTGCGCGAACACATGTACGAAGGCGGTCGCGTGCGGGGCAACATGCTCCCCGACGTGCTGACCTCCCAACTCCGCGACGAGGCTGCCGGAATTCCGGTCGGGCGGCGCGTCATGCGCATCGCCACCCACCACGCCGTCCGGTCGCGGGGTCTCGGCTCGCGGCTCCTCGGGGAGATTCGCCGGGAGTTCGAGGGCGAACTCGACTGGCTCGGCGTCGGCTACGGCGCGACTCCCGACCTCCTGCGGTTCTGGCGCGCGAACGGCTACCGGACCGTTCAGCTCTCGACCACCAGAAACGACACTAGCGGCGAGTACTCCGCGCTCATGCTCGACCCGCTGAGCGAGGACGGGGCGGACCTCCACGACCGCCACGCCGCGTGGTTCGCCTCCCGAGTCGCCTCGATGCTGGCCGACCCGCTCCGGGACGCCGACCCCGACGTGGTCCGCGAACTCCTCCGGTCGGTCGATGCGCGGGTCGAACTCGACCTCTCGGCGTGGGACTGGCGGGCGGTCGCGGCCAGCGCGTACGGGCCCGGGCTCTACGACGCCGCGCCGCGGCCCTTCCGCCGGGTCGCGCTCCGGTACTTCGTGGACGCGGGCGACGACGCGGATTCGCTCTCGGCCCGCGAGGAGCGCCTCCTCGTCCGGAAGGTGTTGCAGGGCCACCCGTGGCCTAGAGTGGCCGACGAACTGGGGTTCCACTCGGCGGGCCAGTGCATGCGTGCGCTCGGCGACGCCTACGAACCGCTGGTGGACCGCTACGGCGACGACGCGGCGATGGAGGAGAAGCGACGCTACGCGGAACGAGAGTAG
- a CDS encoding 50S ribosomal protein L24e gives MPQSRVCDFCGDDIEPGTGTMFVRTDGSTVHFCSAKCEKNADLGREPRDLEWTEDGNAAEGTEE, from the coding sequence ATGCCCCAATCCCGAGTCTGTGACTTCTGTGGCGACGACATCGAGCCCGGCACGGGCACGATGTTCGTCCGCACGGACGGCAGTACGGTCCACTTCTGCTCGGCGAAGTGCGAGAAGAACGCCGACCTCGGCCGCGAACCCCGCGACCTCGAATGGACCGAGGACGGCAACGCCGCAGAGGGGACCGAAGAATGA
- the rpl7ae gene encoding 50S ribosomal protein L7Ae encodes MPVYVNFDVPADLQDRAVEALEVARDTGTVKKGTNETTKAVERGNADLVYIAEDVQPEEIVMHLPELADEKGIPFIFVETQDDIGHAAGLEVGSAAAAVTDAGEAEDDVEDIADKVEELR; translated from the coding sequence ATGCCAGTGTACGTAAACTTCGACGTCCCAGCCGACCTCCAAGACCGCGCCGTCGAGGCGCTCGAGGTCGCACGAGACACCGGAACCGTCAAGAAAGGAACCAACGAGACGACCAAGGCGGTCGAGCGCGGTAACGCCGACCTCGTCTACATCGCCGAAGACGTCCAGCCGGAGGAGATCGTCATGCACCTGCCGGAACTCGCCGACGAGAAGGGCATCCCCTTCATCTTCGTCGAGACGCAGGACGACATCGGTCACGCCGCCGGACTCGAAGTCGGGAGCGCCGCCGCGGCGGTCACCGACGCCGGCGAGGCCGAAGACGACGTCGAGGACATCGCCGACAAGGTCGAGGAACTTCGCTGA
- a CDS encoding 30S ribosomal protein S28e yields the protein MSAEESEEEGSTPAEVIEIVGKTGMHGEAMQVKCRIREGENQGRIITRNCLGPVREGDVLQLRETAREADSIGGQ from the coding sequence ATGAGCGCAGAGGAATCCGAAGAAGAAGGCTCCACGCCCGCCGAAGTGATAGAGATCGTCGGCAAGACGGGGATGCACGGCGAGGCCATGCAGGTCAAGTGCCGCATCCGAGAGGGCGAGAATCAGGGCCGCATCATCACGCGGAACTGCCTCGGCCCCGTCCGCGAGGGCGACGTCTTGCAACTGCGCGAGACCGCACGCGAAGCCGACTCCATCGGAGGTCAGTAA
- a CDS encoding glycerophosphodiester phosphodiesterase — protein MQITAHRGFGDQHPENTVCAARRASRFADAVEIDVQRCGTGELVVSHWNEVELVTDGHGEVGDLSATELADLHVEDSDCGIPLLTEVLAAVPSDVDLNIEIKETGVVADLLAALEGVENDVVISSLHPDPLWRTRMLDEEMPLAFNFDVRPEANFETAATLDCEYANPHWTLCFATDVVERAHDAGMEVHAWPVGSQALAWALVRRGVDGLILTKPL, from the coding sequence GTGCAGATAACTGCCCACCGAGGGTTCGGCGACCAGCATCCCGAGAACACCGTCTGTGCCGCCCGGCGTGCCTCGCGGTTCGCCGACGCGGTGGAAATCGACGTCCAGCGGTGCGGGACGGGCGAACTCGTCGTCTCCCACTGGAACGAGGTCGAACTCGTCACGGACGGCCACGGCGAGGTCGGCGACCTGTCGGCGACCGAACTCGCCGACCTCCACGTCGAGGACTCGGACTGCGGTATCCCCTTGCTGACCGAGGTGCTGGCCGCGGTGCCGTCGGACGTGGACCTCAATATCGAAATCAAGGAGACCGGCGTGGTCGCGGACCTGCTCGCCGCGCTGGAGGGCGTCGAAAACGACGTGGTGATCTCCTCGCTTCACCCCGACCCGCTCTGGCGCACCCGGATGTTGGACGAGGAGATGCCGCTGGCGTTCAACTTCGACGTGCGTCCCGAGGCCAACTTCGAGACCGCCGCGACGCTCGACTGCGAGTACGCCAACCCCCACTGGACGCTCTGTTTCGCCACCGACGTCGTGGAGCGCGCCCACGACGCCGGTATGGAGGTCCACGCGTGGCCGGTCGGGTCGCAGGCGCTCGCGTGGGCGCTCGTGCGCCGCGGCGTGGACGGGCTGATTCTGACGAAACCGCTCTGA
- the ndk gene encoding nucleoside-diphosphate kinase, which produces MSDETERTFVMVKPDGVQRGLIGEIVSRFEERGLKMVAGKFMQMSEDLAHEHYGEHEGKPFFEGLVDFITSGPVFAMVWEGQDATRQVRKMMGETDPAESAPGTIRGDYGLDLGRNVIHGSDHEDEGANEREIDLFFDEEELVDYERIDETWLYE; this is translated from the coding sequence ATGAGCGACGAGACCGAACGCACCTTCGTGATGGTCAAGCCCGACGGGGTCCAGCGCGGCCTCATCGGGGAGATCGTCTCCCGATTCGAGGAGCGCGGCCTGAAGATGGTCGCCGGGAAGTTCATGCAGATGAGCGAGGACCTCGCTCACGAACACTACGGCGAGCACGAGGGCAAGCCGTTCTTCGAGGGTCTCGTGGATTTCATCACGTCCGGTCCCGTCTTCGCCATGGTCTGGGAAGGCCAGGACGCGACCCGACAGGTCCGCAAGATGATGGGCGAAACCGACCCGGCCGAGTCCGCGCCCGGCACCATCCGCGGCGACTACGGTCTCGACCTCGGTCGCAACGTCATCCACGGCTCCGACCACGAGGACGAAGGCGCGAACGAGCGCGAAATCGACCTGTTCTTCGACGAGGAGGAACTGGTCGATTACGAGCGCATCGACGAGACGTGGCTGTACGAGTAA
- a CDS encoding penicillin acylase family protein yields the protein MDIDTTRRALVAAIVGGGAVGGSLSPVRGYLDRFAPFSGSAWRDATDRTNRRVESPYGPATVRYDDYGTAHVETGDGGSSGEKALYFAVGYAQAADRLFQMDLQRRVMRGDLSEVVGERALDSDEFHVKMDFVGGAEANLELLDGTPTGEAVEAFAEGVNACREREALPLEFGLLDYEPDPWTPTDTMLMEQQISWGLTGSFWTLRRERLARKLSEDAVDELYPFRMDHDSPIVRSDSDGANDGGTDAAQTRESRRTVTPSGEFEGGDLLDWLSAFESPPGVGSNSWVVSGGQTASGSPIVANDPHLSLMAPPVWYEMNLRTDDVSVRGVTFPGVPFVVIGENDSGAWGFTNSGADVIDFYSYETDESGDRYRYEGEWREFETEEKTITVSDGDDRTVTVRKTVHGPLLEREGQRVGVSWTGHTATRTSAAIREYSETEGVEDFLAATEKMDLPTQNVVYADREGNTLFYVTGKIPIRTIDGEEVWGTRVFDGSAGEAEWEGFQPFGVSSWEGFVPFDEKPHVRNPDYLGTANQRITDDPQHYVGERYATPYRGQRLYELLDRRADSEKPMDPAFMRRIQRDAKSARAEQVVDELVAAAEGEDGLGGVVSTLRDWDGRMVRDSRAALVFRTWFERFREATFGDEFEAAGLDESYYPNDLVLATLPADSRWFGDEGRAAVMVRALRDALDDIEDGATYGDYNTTAAVTHPFDQPFLNYPAYPTDGSANTLNNYRKESAVGSSWRQVCPMAEREQSVCVLPGGNSGEYFSDHYHDQLRLWADGKYKPMSREIRGETAITFEATDSEGDR from the coding sequence ATGGATATCGATACCACGCGGCGCGCGCTCGTCGCCGCCATCGTCGGTGGCGGCGCGGTCGGCGGGTCGCTCTCGCCCGTCAGGGGGTATCTCGACAGGTTCGCGCCCTTCTCCGGGTCGGCGTGGCGGGACGCGACCGACCGGACGAACCGGCGCGTCGAGAGTCCCTACGGCCCGGCCACGGTGCGCTACGACGACTACGGGACCGCGCACGTCGAAACCGGGGACGGTGGCTCCTCGGGCGAGAAGGCCCTCTACTTCGCGGTCGGCTACGCGCAGGCCGCCGACCGACTCTTCCAGATGGACCTCCAGCGCCGGGTCATGCGCGGGGACCTCTCGGAAGTGGTCGGCGAGCGCGCGCTCGACTCCGACGAGTTCCACGTGAAGATGGACTTCGTGGGCGGCGCGGAAGCGAACCTCGAACTGCTCGACGGGACCCCGACCGGCGAGGCGGTCGAAGCGTTCGCCGAGGGCGTCAACGCCTGCCGCGAGCGGGAGGCCCTGCCGCTCGAATTCGGCCTGCTGGACTACGAACCCGACCCGTGGACTCCGACCGACACGATGCTGATGGAACAGCAGATTTCGTGGGGACTGACCGGGAGTTTCTGGACCCTCCGGCGCGAGCGACTGGCCCGGAAACTGAGCGAGGACGCCGTAGACGAACTCTACCCCTTCCGAATGGACCACGACTCGCCCATCGTCAGGTCGGACTCTGACGGTGCGAACGACGGCGGAACCGACGCCGCGCAGACCCGCGAGTCTCGCCGGACGGTCACGCCGTCGGGCGAATTCGAGGGCGGCGACCTCCTCGACTGGCTCTCGGCGTTCGAGTCGCCGCCCGGTGTCGGGTCGAACAGTTGGGTCGTCTCGGGCGGCCAGACCGCCAGCGGGTCGCCCATCGTCGCCAACGACCCGCACCTCTCGCTGATGGCACCGCCGGTCTGGTACGAGATGAACCTCCGGACCGACGACGTGAGCGTCCGAGGCGTGACGTTTCCGGGCGTCCCGTTCGTCGTCATCGGTGAGAACGACTCGGGCGCGTGGGGGTTCACCAACAGCGGGGCCGACGTCATCGACTTCTACAGCTACGAGACCGACGAGTCGGGCGACCGGTACCGCTACGAGGGCGAGTGGCGCGAGTTCGAGACCGAGGAGAAGACCATCACAGTCAGCGACGGCGACGACCGGACGGTCACGGTCCGGAAGACGGTCCACGGGCCGCTCCTCGAACGCGAGGGCCAGCGGGTCGGCGTCTCGTGGACCGGCCACACCGCGACCCGGACCTCGGCGGCGATTCGCGAGTACAGCGAGACGGAGGGCGTCGAGGACTTCCTCGCGGCGACCGAGAAGATGGACCTGCCGACCCAGAACGTCGTCTATGCCGACCGCGAGGGGAACACCCTGTTCTACGTCACGGGGAAGATTCCGATTCGCACGATAGACGGCGAGGAGGTCTGGGGAACGCGCGTCTTCGACGGGTCGGCGGGCGAGGCCGAGTGGGAGGGCTTCCAACCGTTCGGCGTCTCGTCGTGGGAGGGGTTCGTCCCCTTCGACGAGAAGCCCCACGTCCGGAACCCGGACTACCTCGGCACGGCGAACCAGCGCATCACGGACGACCCGCAGCACTACGTCGGCGAGCGCTACGCGACGCCGTACCGAGGCCAGCGCCTCTACGAACTGCTCGATAGGCGCGCCGACTCGGAGAAGCCGATGGACCCCGCGTTCATGCGCCGGATACAGCGCGACGCGAAGTCGGCCCGTGCCGAGCAGGTCGTGGACGAACTCGTCGCGGCCGCAGAAGGCGAGGACGGTCTCGGCGGTGTCGTCTCGACGCTCCGGGACTGGGACGGCCGGATGGTGCGGGACTCGCGCGCGGCGCTCGTCTTCCGGACGTGGTTCGAGCGGTTCCGCGAGGCGACCTTCGGCGACGAGTTCGAGGCGGCGGGCCTCGACGAGTCGTACTACCCGAACGACTTGGTGCTGGCGACCCTGCCCGCGGACAGTCGGTGGTTCGGCGACGAGGGCCGCGCGGCGGTGATGGTCCGGGCGCTCCGCGACGCGCTGGACGACATCGAGGACGGCGCGACCTACGGCGACTACAACACCACGGCGGCCGTCACCCACCCGTTCGACCAACCGTTTCTGAACTATCCCGCGTACCCGACCGACGGGTCGGCAAACACGCTGAACAACTACCGGAAGGAGTCCGCGGTCGGGAGCAGTTGGCGGCAGGTCTGCCCGATGGCCGAGCGCGAGCAGTCGGTCTGCGTCCTGCCGGGCGGCAACTCCGGGGAGTACTTCTCGGACCACTACCACGACCAACTCCGCCTGTGGGCCGACGGTAAGTACAAACCGATGAGCCGCGAGATTCGCGGCGAGACGGCCATCACGTTCGAGGCCACCGACTCGGAGGGCGACCGATGA
- a CDS encoding 16S ribosomal RNA methyltransferase A produces the protein MTDARDAPRNPDALLRRAGVRGNPDRDQHFLVDDRVLDRLPDYAEEADFDLSHVLEIGPGTGALTDRLLGVADEVTVIERDRDLAAFLREEFADEIAAGRLTVVSGDALDVELPDFTACISNLPYGVSSEITFRLLPRGKPTLLMFQKEFAERMAADVGTDDYGRLSVSAQHYADVEVVEPVPKEAFSPPPEVESAIVRTTPRAPDYEVEDEAFFLRFVKAVFTQRRKTLRNAIRNTGHISGLDDADAPVAAIAEGKTELDPDVLGKRAGKIPPETFAALATVAAEYGLDGGENG, from the coding sequence ATGACCGACGCACGCGACGCGCCCCGGAACCCCGACGCCCTGCTCAGGCGGGCGGGCGTCCGGGGGAACCCGGACCGGGACCAGCACTTCCTCGTGGACGACCGGGTTCTCGACCGGTTGCCCGACTACGCCGAGGAGGCCGACTTCGACCTCTCGCACGTCCTCGAAATCGGGCCGGGGACCGGCGCGCTGACCGACCGTCTGCTCGGGGTCGCCGACGAAGTGACCGTGATAGAGCGCGACCGCGACCTCGCCGCGTTCCTGCGCGAGGAGTTCGCCGACGAAATCGCCGCGGGTCGCCTGACGGTCGTCTCGGGCGACGCGCTCGACGTCGAACTCCCCGACTTCACCGCCTGCATCTCGAATCTCCCCTACGGCGTCTCCAGCGAGATCACCTTCCGACTCCTCCCGCGCGGGAAGCCGACGCTGTTGATGTTCCAGAAGGAGTTCGCCGAGCGCATGGCCGCCGACGTGGGCACCGACGACTACGGTCGCCTCTCGGTGAGCGCTCAGCACTACGCCGACGTGGAAGTGGTCGAACCCGTGCCGAAGGAGGCGTTCTCGCCGCCGCCGGAGGTCGAGAGCGCCATCGTCCGGACGACGCCGCGCGCCCCCGACTACGAGGTCGAGGACGAGGCGTTCTTCCTCCGGTTCGTGAAGGCCGTCTTCACCCAGCGGCGCAAGACGCTCCGGAACGCGATTCGGAACACCGGCCACATCTCGGGGCTGGACGACGCCGACGCGCCGGTCGCGGCCATCGCGGAGGGGAAGACCGAACTGGACCCCGACGTACTCGGAAAGCGCGCGGGCAAGATTCCGCCCGAGACGTTCGCCGCGCTCGCGACGGTCGCCGCCGAGTACGGCCTCGACGGAGGTGAGAACGGGTGA